The genomic interval GCGACCATCGAGACCAGTACCCGCGACGAGCGAGAAGCGCAGACCACCGCCTTCCTCCGCGTACGCGTCGGCCAGGAAGAGGCTCACTACGGCGGCAATCTCGTCGACGGTGCGCGCATCTTGCGCCTGTTCGGCGACCTCGTCACCGAGATCACCGTCCGCACGGACGGCGACGAAGGACTGCTGGCCCAGTACAGCGACATCCGCTTCACCGCGCCCGTGAGGCCTGGCGACTACATCGAGGCGCGCGCACGGCTGGTGCGCCAGACTCGGCTGCGCCGCGTGGTCGAGCTGGAGGCGCACAAGGTCATCCGCGCCAGCCCCGAAGAGGCCGACAGCGCCGGCGAGGTCCTCGACGAGCCTCAACTCGTGTGCGCTGCGACCGCCACCACTGTTGTTCCCCACCGCCGGGCGCACACGGCGACCGCCCGCACCCTCACGGCCGAGGAGGCTTGATGCCCCGCACTCCGCAGCTCCTGCACGAGATACTGGACCGGGCCGCCGACCGCGATCCGGAGTCGGCCGCACTGAGCTCACGCGATCGCGGCCTCACCTACCGGGAACTCGCCACCGCCACCACCGCCATGGCCGCCCGCCTGCGGCGCGAGGGCCTGCGGCGCGGCGACCGGATCATTGTCACCGCCTCCGACGGCATCGGCATCGCCATCCTGGTCTACGCCGCCTCGCGCGTCGGCGCCGTCTTCAGCGTGCTCCACGAGCAAGTACGCGGCGGGCCGCTGGAACACGTCCTGCGCGACTGCGAGCCCGCGCTGCTGGTCTCCGACGACCTCGACGCCGGACGGACCGCTGCCGAGCACGGCGTCCGCTCCCTCGTGCTCGACGAGCTCGTGCGCACGGCACTCGACGCGGCCACTGCCGAGCCTGCTGCCCCCGCCGGCCCGAACGCCCCAGGCGTGGACCCCGTCAGCCTGATCTACACCTCGGGCACCACCTCCCTGCCCAAGGCCGTGGTCAGCACCCACCAGCAGGTGCTATTCGCGGCCATCGCGATCCAGGAGTGCCTGGAGTACCGCAGCGACGACGTCGTCTACTGCCCGCTCCCGCTCTCCTTCGACTACGGCCTCTACCAGGTCTACCTCGCGGCCCTCAGTGGCGCCCGACTCCACTTGGCCACGGTCGCCGAGGTCGGCCCCCCGCTGCTGCGCAGCCTGGAGGAGGCGGGCGCCACCGTCCTGCCCTCCATGCCTTCCGTCTCGGACCGACTCGCCTGGCTGCTCAGCCGCAGCAGCGGGGGGCCGAGCCGCCTACGCCTGCTCACCAACACTGGTGCGGCGCTCTCCGAGCCCACCATGACCGCGCTGCGCGCCGCCCTGCCCCACCTGCGAATCCAGGTGATGTACGGCCTCACCGAGTGCAAGCGCACGGCGATCATGCCCCCCGATGGGGACCTGGACCACCCGGGCTCCTGCGGGCTGCCGCTGCCAGGCACCGAGGTCTTCATCGTCGACGACGACGGAGACCGGCTGCCCGCGGGAGAGATCGGCCAGATCGTCGTCCGCGGACCCAACGTCATGGCCGGGTACTGGCGCCGCCCCGAGCTGACCGACGAGCGCTTCCCGCGCACGGAGAGGCTGTTCCCCGAGCTGCACACCGGCGACTATGGCTGGCAGGACAAGGACGGCTACCTCTACTTCTCCGGCCGCAGGGACGACCTCTACAAGGAGCGCGGGTTCCGCCTCAGCACCACCGAGGTCGAGGCCGCCGCGACCCGGGTCGACGGAGTGACCTCTGCCGCCGTACTGCCTCCCGAGGGCAAGCGGACCGCGCTCCTCGCCGTCGTCGCGGACCTCACCGCCGACCAGGTGAGAGAGGGCATGCGGGACCACATCGAACCCTTCAAGATCCCGCGCCGCTGCGTCCGCCTCGACGCCCTGCCCACCAACGGCAACGGCAAGGTCGACCGCAAGAAGCTGGCCGCCCTGATCGAACAGGACCCGCCCGCCTCGGTCACCACAGAGGCCCTCCAAGCGCGCCTGGCCCACTGACCCCCGCACGCCCCACCAGAGCAACGCCCGAGAACGACAACCACCCGACACACGTGAGGAACTGACCATGGACCGCCAGCACGTCGTCACCGCCCTCGAGAGCGCCCTCACCGACGTCCTGGAGCGCCCCGTCACCGGTCTCACCGGCGACGTGAAGCTCTTCGCCGACCTGCACCTGGACTCCACCACCATGCTCGAGATGCTCATGTTCCTTGAGGACTCCATCGGCCTGGTCGTCGACCCGGAGGAGCTGGACGCGGACGACTTCGTCTCCGTGGACACCTTCACCGACTTCGTCCTCGCCACACAGGGCGAGCAGGTCGCGGCATGACGCTCACCCAGCCCGACCTCAGCGTCTTCACGAGCCTGGAGTCCGAGGTACGCAGCTACTGCCGCAGTTGGCCCACGGTGTTCAACCGCGCGCACGGTAGCCGGATGTACGACGAGGACGGGCACGAGTACCTCGACTTCTTCGCCGGGGCCGGTTCTCTCAACTACGGCCACAACAATCCCGTGCTCAAGCGCACCCTGCTCGACTACCTGGAGCACGACGGCGTCACCCACGGCCTGGACATGTCCACCACGGCCAAGCGCACGTTCCTCGAGTACTTCCAGAACACGGTGCTGCGCCCGCGGGACCTGCCCTACAAGGTCATGTTCCCGGGCCCGACCGGCACCAACGCCGTCGAGGCCGCCCTCAAGCTGGCACGCAAGGTCAAGGGCCGCGAGTCGATCGTGTCGTTCACGAACGCCTTCCACGGCATGTCGCTCGGCTCGCTCGCCGTGACCGGCAACGCCTTCAAGCGGGCCGGCGCCGGCATCCCGCTGGTACACGGCACCCCCATGCCGTTCGACAACTACCTCGACGGCAGGACCCCGGACTTCATCTGGTTCGAGCGGCTCCTGGAGGACCAGGGTTCGGGCCTGAACCAGCCGGCCGCCGTCATCGTCGAGACGGTCCAGGGCGAGGGCGGCATCAACGTCGCCCGCGCCGAGTGGCTGCACGCCCTCGCCCAGCTCTGCCGCCGGCACGACATGCTGCTCATCGTCGACGACATCCAGATGGGCTGCGGCCGCACCGGCGCCTTCTTCTCCTTCGAGGAGTCGGGCATCACGCCGGACATCGTCACCGTCTCCAAGTCCATCAGCGGCTACGGACTGCCCATGTCGCTCTGCCTGTTCCGAGCGGAGCTCGACGTGTGGGAGCCGGGCGAGCACAACGGCACCTTCCGCGGCAACAACCCGGCCTTCGTCACCGCGACCGCCGCCCTCAACACCTACTGGAGCGACGACACGCTGGAGCGGCAGACCCGGGCGCACGCCCAGACCATCGAGGCCACGCTCCACGACACCGCCGCACACCACAGCGGATCGGCCTACCGCGGCCGTGGGATGGCCTGGGGCCTGGAGCTCGCCGACCCTCGGCACGCTGGGCGTGCCGCACGCCGCGCCTTCGAACTCGGGCTCCTCGTGGAGACCTCCGGGGCCCACGACGAGGTCTTGAAGCTGCTGCCCCCGCTCACCATCACCACCGATGACCTCGACGAGGGACTGCGCACCGTGCAGCGCGCGGTCTACGAAACGGCGTGACCGAGCCCGCCACCGACATGAGAGACACACGAAAGAAAGGCCCCGACCCGACATGACGATCACCATGCCCACTGCAGCCTCCACGGAGCCGAACACTGCCGAGAAGAAGCGGGCCGTCTTCCGCGCACCGGTCCCTCAGGACGGACCCGCCGTGTGGAAGATGGTCGAGGACACTCCCGGCCTGGACTCCAACAGCCTCTACTACTACTCGCTATGGTTCCGGGACTTCGCCGACGGCTCGCTGGTCGCGACGGTGGACGACGAACTCGTCGGCTTCCTCACGGGCTACCGCCGCCCCGAGGAGCCCGAGACCTACTTCGTGTGGCAGACCGCCGTCAACCCGCGCCACGGCATCCCGTTCCTCGGCGTCAAGCTCTTCCAGGAGGCGGCCGACCAGCAGGTTGCCAACGGCGCCCGGTACGTCGAGGCTACTGTCTCCGCCGAGAACAAGGCGATCATCATGGTGCTGAAGCAGTACGCGAAGAAGCACTCGGCCCCCGTCGAGACCCGCGTGCTCTTCCCCAGCTCCCTCTTCGCCGACATCGAGGGCCACCACGACGAGGTCCTGTACCGCATCGGCCCGCTGACCGCCGGCTGAACCGGGCCGCCCGTCACTGGTTCGAGCAGCACCGCATCCGACGACTGGGAGCCGACCGCCATGGCCACGCAACCCACGACACTGCACCTCGACATCAGCAACGCCTACTTCCGCATGGACTCCGAGGAGGTGCGGAAGACACGAGACGCCCACTGGTACGCACGTACGAATTGGGGCATCGCCGTCCTGCGCTACGAGGACAGCAGCGCCCTCCTGAAGAGCCCCCTGTTGACGCAAGGATCGGCCAAGTGGCCCGCCCAGCACGGGGTCGTCGAAGGACACTTCGACGAGTGGTGGCAGAAGACCCTGCTGGTGCTGGAGGGCGGCGAGCACAACAGGATTCGCCGCCTGGTGAACCCCGCCTTCTCGCCTCGCCGGATAGCGCCCTTGCACGCGAAGTTCCAGGATCTGGCGGACGGCCTGGTGGACGAGTGGATCGAGGACGGGCGCACCGAGTTCGCGAGCCGGTTCGCCGCACCGTACGCGACCAGGATTCTGTGCGTGTTGCTGGGCATCGACGAGAACGACTGGAAGAAGATCCACGAACTCGCCTCTACGATCGGCCTCGGCCTCGGCATCACCATCCAGGAGAACATCGCCCGGATCGACCAGGCCATCGTCGAGCTAACCGCGTACGCCGAGTCCCTGGTCCGCAGCCGCAGGGAGTCCCCCAAGGGCGACATCCTGAGCACTCTCGTGGATGCGAGGGACGAGGACGCGGGCAAGCTTTCCGACAAGGAGCTCATCAACCTCATCATCCTGTTGATCTTCGCGGGCATCGACACGACCCGGAACCAACTGGCCCTGAGCGTCGAGGCGTTCTCCAAGCAGCCCGACCAGTGGGAGAAGCTGGCATCGGATCCCGAGCGCTACTCCGCCGCGGCGGTCGAGGAGGCGCTGCGCGTCAACCCGATCGGCCGCTGGATCTCGCGCGAAGCGGCGGAGACGTTCCAGTACAAGGAGCGCACGATCGAGAAGGGGACCACGCTCCATCTCTTCACCATGACGTCGGCCACCGACCCGGCCGCGTTCGACGACCCCGACCGCATCGACCTCGACGCCGAGCGCTCCCCGCACTTCGCGTTCGGCGGCGGACTGCACCACTGCCTTGGGCACTTCGTCGCCCGTGCGGACATCGGCGTGGCCCTCTCGACGCTGGCCACGCGACTGACCGACCTGCGTGTAGGGGAGGACGCCGAGTGGCTGCCCGACTCCGGCAACACGGGGGCGGTTGTGCTGCCCATCACGTTCACCTCGCGTTCCTAAACCGCGC from Streptomyces sp. NBC_01288 carries:
- a CDS encoding class I adenylate-forming enzyme family protein, whose amino-acid sequence is MPRTPQLLHEILDRAADRDPESAALSSRDRGLTYRELATATTAMAARLRREGLRRGDRIIVTASDGIGIAILVYAASRVGAVFSVLHEQVRGGPLEHVLRDCEPALLVSDDLDAGRTAAEHGVRSLVLDELVRTALDAATAEPAAPAGPNAPGVDPVSLIYTSGTTSLPKAVVSTHQQVLFAAIAIQECLEYRSDDVVYCPLPLSFDYGLYQVYLAALSGARLHLATVAEVGPPLLRSLEEAGATVLPSMPSVSDRLAWLLSRSSGGPSRLRLLTNTGAALSEPTMTALRAALPHLRIQVMYGLTECKRTAIMPPDGDLDHPGSCGLPLPGTEVFIVDDDGDRLPAGEIGQIVVRGPNVMAGYWRRPELTDERFPRTERLFPELHTGDYGWQDKDGYLYFSGRRDDLYKERGFRLSTTEVEAAATRVDGVTSAAVLPPEGKRTALLAVVADLTADQVREGMRDHIEPFKIPRRCVRLDALPTNGNGKVDRKKLAALIEQDPPASVTTEALQARLAH
- a CDS encoding acyl carrier protein, with amino-acid sequence MDRQHVVTALESALTDVLERPVTGLTGDVKLFADLHLDSTTMLEMLMFLEDSIGLVVDPEELDADDFVSVDTFTDFVLATQGEQVAA
- the ectB gene encoding diaminobutyrate--2-oxoglutarate transaminase — protein: MTLTQPDLSVFTSLESEVRSYCRSWPTVFNRAHGSRMYDEDGHEYLDFFAGAGSLNYGHNNPVLKRTLLDYLEHDGVTHGLDMSTTAKRTFLEYFQNTVLRPRDLPYKVMFPGPTGTNAVEAALKLARKVKGRESIVSFTNAFHGMSLGSLAVTGNAFKRAGAGIPLVHGTPMPFDNYLDGRTPDFIWFERLLEDQGSGLNQPAAVIVETVQGEGGINVARAEWLHALAQLCRRHDMLLIVDDIQMGCGRTGAFFSFEESGITPDIVTVSKSISGYGLPMSLCLFRAELDVWEPGEHNGTFRGNNPAFVTATAALNTYWSDDTLERQTRAHAQTIEATLHDTAAHHSGSAYRGRGMAWGLELADPRHAGRAARRAFELGLLVETSGAHDEVLKLLPPLTITTDDLDEGLRTVQRAVYETA
- the ectA gene encoding diaminobutyrate acetyltransferase, with product MPTAASTEPNTAEKKRAVFRAPVPQDGPAVWKMVEDTPGLDSNSLYYYSLWFRDFADGSLVATVDDELVGFLTGYRRPEEPETYFVWQTAVNPRHGIPFLGVKLFQEAADQQVANGARYVEATVSAENKAIIMVLKQYAKKHSAPVETRVLFPSSLFADIEGHHDEVLYRIGPLTAG
- a CDS encoding cytochrome P450, with the protein product MATQPTTLHLDISNAYFRMDSEEVRKTRDAHWYARTNWGIAVLRYEDSSALLKSPLLTQGSAKWPAQHGVVEGHFDEWWQKTLLVLEGGEHNRIRRLVNPAFSPRRIAPLHAKFQDLADGLVDEWIEDGRTEFASRFAAPYATRILCVLLGIDENDWKKIHELASTIGLGLGITIQENIARIDQAIVELTAYAESLVRSRRESPKGDILSTLVDARDEDAGKLSDKELINLIILLIFAGIDTTRNQLALSVEAFSKQPDQWEKLASDPERYSAAAVEEALRVNPIGRWISREAAETFQYKERTIEKGTTLHLFTMTSATDPAAFDDPDRIDLDAERSPHFAFGGGLHHCLGHFVARADIGVALSTLATRLTDLRVGEDAEWLPDSGNTGAVVLPITFTSRS